The Mycolicibacterium boenickei genome has a segment encoding these proteins:
- a CDS encoding HAD family hydrolase, with amino-acid sequence MADMVSAVLFDYSGTLFRLEEQDSWFAGMAVDEQQVDGHVQTELMRRLTAPTGRSVAMTDEQYRAWANRDLAPHLHREAYLHVLRESGLADHHAESLYNRVIDPASWTAYPDTARVFKNLKAQGIRTAVVSNIAFDVRPAFAAIGAAEHVDAFVLSFEVGAIKPDPAIFTAALDRLGVAAPDALMVGDSEEADGGARAVGCQFALVDPLPTAQRPDGLIAALQGVGIRA; translated from the coding sequence ATGGCGGACATGGTGTCAGCCGTATTGTTCGACTACTCCGGGACCCTGTTCCGCCTCGAGGAACAGGACAGCTGGTTCGCCGGGATGGCCGTCGACGAACAGCAAGTCGACGGCCACGTCCAGACCGAGTTGATGCGCCGCCTGACCGCCCCGACCGGCCGCTCCGTGGCGATGACCGACGAGCAGTACCGGGCCTGGGCCAACCGCGACCTGGCACCGCACCTGCACCGCGAGGCCTACCTGCACGTGCTGCGGGAATCCGGGCTGGCCGACCACCACGCGGAATCGCTGTACAACCGGGTGATCGACCCGGCCAGCTGGACCGCGTACCCCGATACCGCCCGCGTGTTCAAAAACCTGAAAGCACAAGGAATCCGGACGGCGGTCGTCTCCAACATCGCCTTCGACGTGCGGCCGGCGTTCGCCGCGATCGGCGCCGCCGAGCACGTCGACGCGTTCGTGCTGTCCTTCGAAGTCGGTGCCATCAAGCCCGACCCGGCGATCTTCACCGCGGCGCTGGACCGCCTCGGGGTCGCCGCGCCGGACGCGCTGATGGTCGGCGACAGCGAAGAGGCCGACGGCGGCGCCCGCGCGGTGGGCTGCCAGTTCGCGCTGGTCGACCCGCTGCCCACCGCCCAGCGGCCCGACGGACTGATCGCGGCCCTGCAGGGCGTCGGCATCCGCGCCTAG
- a CDS encoding nitroreductase family deazaflavin-dependent oxidoreductase: MADDRIRPPWWLKYVNKVMIGLNKLGVGGDKGPVVLTVTGRKTGKPRSTPVTPMTVDGHRYIVGGLPKGDWAANARAAGEATVHQGRKDQRVRVVEIPVEQARPLLRQFPVLVPTGVGFMRNAGLVTGPNPDEFEALAGRCPVFRLDPI, from the coding sequence ATGGCTGACGACCGCATCCGGCCACCGTGGTGGCTGAAATACGTCAACAAGGTGATGATCGGGCTGAACAAGCTCGGCGTCGGCGGCGACAAGGGCCCCGTGGTGCTGACGGTGACGGGCCGCAAGACCGGGAAGCCCCGCTCGACTCCGGTCACCCCGATGACCGTCGACGGCCACCGCTACATCGTCGGCGGGCTGCCGAAAGGCGACTGGGCGGCCAACGCCCGCGCCGCCGGTGAGGCCACCGTGCACCAGGGCCGCAAGGACCAGCGAGTGCGCGTCGTGGAGATCCCCGTCGAGCAGGCCCGGCCACTGCTACGCCAGTTCCCGGTCCTGGTGCCGACCGGTGTGGGTTTCATGCGCAACGCCGGACTGGTGACCGGGCCCAATCCCGACGAATTCGAGGCCCTCGCCGGACGCTGCCCGGTGTTCCGGCTGGACCCGATCTAG
- a CDS encoding 1,4-dihydroxy-2-naphthoyl-CoA synthase, whose protein sequence is MSADNPFDPTAWEPVPGFDDLTDITYHRHVADGARQPTVRVAFDRPEVRNAFRPHTVDELYRVLDHARMSPDVGVVLLTGNGPSAKDGGWAFCSGGDQRIRGRSGYQYAAGETAETVDPARAGRLHILEVQRLIRFMPKVVICLVNGWAAGGGHSLHVTCDLTLASRQHAKFKQTDADVGSFDGGFGSAYLARQTGQKFAREIFFLGRAYDAETMYQMGAVNEVVDHAELESVGLQWAAEINGKSPQAIRMLKFSFNLIDDGLVGQQVFAGEATRLAYMTDEAVEGRDAFLQKRDPDWSGFPRYF, encoded by the coding sequence GTGAGTGCAGACAACCCGTTCGACCCGACAGCCTGGGAGCCGGTGCCCGGCTTCGACGATCTGACCGACATCACGTACCACCGCCACGTCGCCGACGGCGCGCGGCAGCCCACGGTGCGGGTCGCGTTCGACCGGCCCGAGGTGCGCAACGCGTTCCGGCCGCACACCGTCGACGAGCTGTACCGCGTCCTCGACCACGCCCGGATGTCGCCTGACGTCGGCGTGGTCCTGCTGACCGGCAACGGCCCCTCGGCCAAGGACGGCGGCTGGGCCTTCTGCTCCGGTGGAGACCAACGCATCCGCGGCCGGTCCGGGTATCAGTACGCCGCAGGCGAAACCGCCGAGACCGTCGATCCCGCGCGGGCCGGACGGCTGCACATCCTCGAGGTGCAGCGGCTCATCCGCTTCATGCCGAAGGTGGTCATCTGCCTGGTCAACGGTTGGGCGGCCGGCGGCGGACACAGCCTCCACGTCACCTGCGACCTGACCCTGGCCAGCCGTCAGCACGCCAAGTTCAAGCAGACCGACGCCGATGTGGGCAGCTTCGACGGCGGATTCGGCAGCGCGTACCTGGCCCGCCAGACCGGGCAGAAGTTCGCCCGCGAGATCTTCTTCCTGGGCCGCGCGTACGACGCCGAGACCATGTATCAGATGGGCGCGGTGAACGAGGTCGTCGACCATGCCGAGCTGGAGTCCGTCGGCCTGCAGTGGGCAGCCGAGATCAACGGCAAGTCGCCCCAGGCGATCCGGATGCTGAAGTTCTCGTTCAACCTGATCGACGACGGCCTGGTGGGCCAGCAGGTGTTCGCCGGAGAGGCCACCCGGTTGGCCTACATGACCGACGAGGCCGTCGAGGGCCGCGACGCGTTCCTGCAGAAGCGCGACCCGGACTGGAGTGGTTTCCCGCGCTACTTCTGA
- a CDS encoding pyridoxamine 5'-phosphate oxidase family protein, producing MTITGKLDQRFSEATEATSWEAAAAALAGAGLYWLTTVRGDGRPHVTPLVGVWVDDTFVFCTGAGEQKARNLRAGAAVAVTTGTNTWNAGLDIVVEGTAARVTGRDRLRALADAYRAKYGDDWDFDCDGEVFDPQGEAAIVYRVTPAKVLAFAKSPHGQTGFRF from the coding sequence ATGACCATCACGGGCAAGCTTGACCAGCGCTTCAGCGAGGCGACCGAAGCGACGAGCTGGGAGGCCGCGGCAGCCGCGCTCGCCGGCGCCGGGCTGTACTGGCTGACGACCGTGCGCGGTGACGGGCGGCCGCACGTCACCCCGTTGGTCGGGGTGTGGGTCGACGACACGTTCGTGTTCTGCACCGGGGCAGGCGAGCAGAAGGCCCGCAATCTGCGGGCCGGCGCGGCCGTCGCCGTCACCACCGGTACCAACACCTGGAACGCCGGCCTCGACATCGTCGTGGAGGGCACGGCCGCGCGGGTGACCGGACGTGACCGGCTGAGGGCACTGGCTGACGCGTACCGGGCGAAGTACGGCGACGACTGGGATTTCGATTGCGACGGCGAGGTTTTCGACCCGCAGGGTGAGGCCGCGATCGTGTACCGGGTCACCCCGGCCAAGGTGCTGGCGTTCGCGAAGTCGCCGCATGGGCAGACCGGCTTTCGCTTCTAA
- a CDS encoding SDR family oxidoreductase, whose translation MSKSPLRRLSEQLLLTSMRPPLTERLQARDDIDVAGKRILLTGASSGIGEAAAEKFAAKGATVVAVARRQELLDDLVGRITAKGGDARAIAVDLSDMDAIDELVATVERDLGGVDILINNAGRSIRRPLAESLDRWHDVERTMTLNYYSPLRLIRGLAPGMRDRRDGHIINVATWGVMNESSPLFAVYNASKAALAAVSRVIETEWGAVGVHSTTLYYPLVKTPMIAPTRAYDGLPGLTASEAADWMLTAARTRPVQIAPRMAVTAKAINTVAPGLVDAVMKRQRVQPV comes from the coding sequence ATGAGCAAGAGCCCGCTGCGCCGGCTGTCCGAACAGCTGCTGCTGACCAGCATGCGTCCGCCGCTGACCGAACGGCTGCAGGCCCGCGACGACATCGACGTCGCAGGCAAACGAATCCTGCTGACCGGTGCTTCGTCGGGCATCGGTGAGGCCGCGGCCGAGAAGTTCGCCGCGAAGGGGGCCACCGTCGTCGCGGTGGCCCGCCGTCAAGAGCTCCTCGACGACCTGGTCGGCCGGATCACCGCCAAGGGCGGCGACGCCCGTGCCATTGCGGTGGACCTGTCCGACATGGACGCCATCGACGAACTCGTCGCCACCGTGGAACGCGACTTGGGCGGCGTCGACATCCTGATCAACAACGCGGGCCGGTCCATCCGGCGTCCGCTGGCCGAATCGCTGGACCGCTGGCACGACGTCGAGCGCACCATGACGCTCAACTACTACTCACCGCTGCGGCTCATCCGCGGCCTGGCCCCGGGCATGCGCGACCGCCGCGACGGGCACATCATCAACGTCGCCACCTGGGGCGTGATGAACGAATCCTCGCCGCTGTTCGCCGTGTACAACGCCTCGAAAGCCGCCCTGGCAGCGGTCAGCCGGGTCATCGAGACCGAATGGGGCGCCGTCGGTGTGCATTCCACGACGCTGTACTACCCGTTGGTGAAGACCCCGATGATCGCGCCCACCCGGGCCTACGACGGACTGCCCGGGCTGACGGCCTCCGAGGCCGCCGACTGGATGCTGACCGCGGCGCGCACCCGCCCGGTGCAGATCGCCCCGCGCATGGCGGTGACGGCCAAGGCGATCAACACCGTCGCCCCCGGGCTGGTCGACGCCGTGATGAAACGGCAACGGGTCCAGCCGGTCTGA
- a CDS encoding polysaccharide deacetylase family protein — MTEFRWPEGKTAAAAFTFDVDAESAVLWGNEGAAARMSVMSHQAYGPLVGIPRILDLLERHQIPSTFFVPGHTAHRYPEAVRAIVAAGHEIAHHGYLHEQPTALTLQEEVDALDRGLDALAEVAGVRPVGYRAPMWDLSWHTPSLLAERGFLYDSSLMDADTPYELAVGDSSLVEIPIQWALDDWEQYCYLPDISGSGLIESPRKAREIWQLEFDALRRAGACWVLTNHPFLSGRASRAAELDDLMRYVREHTDVWTTNLGAIAEHVRTLGLQPRTITKP, encoded by the coding sequence ACTGAATTCCGTTGGCCGGAAGGCAAAACCGCGGCCGCAGCCTTCACCTTCGACGTCGACGCCGAATCGGCGGTGCTGTGGGGCAACGAGGGGGCCGCGGCCCGGATGAGTGTGATGTCCCACCAGGCCTACGGGCCGTTGGTGGGCATTCCCCGGATCCTGGATCTGCTGGAGCGCCACCAGATTCCGTCCACGTTCTTCGTCCCCGGTCATACCGCGCACCGGTACCCCGAGGCGGTGCGGGCGATCGTGGCGGCCGGGCACGAGATCGCCCACCATGGTTACCTGCACGAGCAGCCGACGGCACTGACGCTGCAGGAGGAGGTCGACGCGCTCGACCGCGGACTGGATGCGCTGGCGGAGGTGGCCGGGGTGCGGCCGGTCGGCTATCGCGCGCCGATGTGGGATCTGTCGTGGCACACCCCGTCGTTGCTCGCGGAGCGCGGCTTCCTGTACGACTCCAGCCTGATGGACGCCGACACCCCGTACGAGTTGGCGGTCGGGGACAGCTCGCTGGTGGAGATTCCGATCCAGTGGGCGCTCGACGACTGGGAGCAGTACTGCTACCTGCCCGACATCTCCGGCTCCGGCCTCATCGAGAGCCCGCGCAAGGCCCGGGAGATCTGGCAGCTGGAGTTCGACGCGTTGCGCCGCGCCGGAGCATGCTGGGTGCTGACCAATCACCCGTTCCTGTCCGGGCGGGCTTCGCGGGCGGCCGAACTCGACGACCTGATGCGATATGTGCGCGAGCACACCGACGTGTGGACGACGAACCTCGGCGCCATCGCCGAGCATGTGCGCACACTCGGACTTCAGCCGCGCACCATCACCAAGCCGTGA